In Vespa velutina chromosome 1, iVesVel2.1, whole genome shotgun sequence, the genomic stretch TTATCAGCAATCATTTGTCATATCTTGACACGTTCTTGCTTCGCTGTGCTTATCTGCCAATGCTTCTAATATATCCAGCAATAATTCTCTGCTCAATTGCTTCAATCTTGGTAGTCTTGCAAccttatgaatataaataatatatgttggataataaaatttatatatgtaataatagcattcattatttaaatgattataaattaccTTACTGAAATGATGTACTATAAGATTTAATGCATACTTTTTAATGTCACTAGCTTGCATTCTATCTGCAGCTTCTAAAATTTGtataacattttcaaaagTAACATTCATTTCAAGATTTTGTTTGCAAAATGCTTGTAACCGATTATTTGTAAAACCATAAAAAACTGGAGctgtaaataaatacaaagaaTCTTCAGGGGGCATTGAAACATCTGCATAATAAATGTATCTCATTAAAGAAGCAAATGATTCTGCTGATGGAATCATCTCGCCAATTTGTATCtgtaacaaattattaatattacaaataaactatattatatagatttaatagtaaatttattacccacattaacaatattattttcaggCATGAAAGAGCGAAACATGCCTTCAAAATAACTGCATCGTGCTGCGAGAACAGCTTTGTGTGCTGGTATAGGCACACCATCCAACATCAAAATTATATCACAGAATTCTTTACCaatacttattaaaaatgCCTCCATATCTTGCTCTAAAGTTGttcctaataaaaataaattattattgaaaaatattcgaaattaatttcaatgaaacatACCTGTACCAGATTCGTATTGTTTTGAAAAGTTTCTCGTTTGTGGCACTTGTCGTCTTCTAATAATTTCTACCATTAATGGTTGATCCAATGTCTCAAATTCTTGACTCATAACGATTTGATTGTAATTACTTTCCTTTACTATAAAACTAAGACAAAATTCTTTAATGAAGTATAACTTTAAATGTGCAGCATTATGTAAGGCTTCCAATACGTTTGCATGACTTATAGTTGCTTCTAAATAATGCACACATAATTGTTCTAAACGtttcatattaaattgaaCTGCAAGACGATAAACATCCATCATAAGAAGGACGATGCCATTGCTTAAAGGATCATCAAATCGACTATTTGATGTATCCTCAAATCTTTTTGTAGGATCAATACGATCCGtgtagatataatttaataccaTTTCAAAAGCTTCTGGAACAgcatcttttaattttacctacaaaaataacattttattgtcatgtttcataaaaaaattgattttttttcctctaaattgatagttatttaaaatatacctCTAATAAAGGTAAATCTTTAACTGGTACATCTGCAGAACCTAAAACTTCTTCcaaatgtttttctcttttttcatgcGCTTGCCTAATGCGAGCTCTTAAAAATTGAGAACGAGCTGCAACCATAGCTATGTGTGCTGGTATTTTTGTATCGCCTTCACCTACTACAAATTCTACATCACAGAATAAACGAGCATTTAACAGTCTTCCAAAATCATCATGAAGAGTGCACTTAGGGtaggaagaaaattgaaaCCTGTACGTTTCTCCAGAACGTACATTGTTATCAACTGTACCACCAAAAATAAACATGGCTTCTCCAATCACTGCTGCAGCATGAAAAAGACGACCAGATGGTacctataatagtaataataattatgatataatagtaaatataataaaaaataatttttaagcaAACCTGACTGTCAGTAGATGGTAGTACTATATTCCAAGTTTGTGTATCCAGATCGTAACAGTGAAGATCATTTGGTAAAGTTGAATCAGCTGCTCCACCGAAAACATAGAGATGCCTGTCAAAGCTTACCATTGTGTGACCATATCTACGTGCAGGTGGTGGAGGTGCACCACGAAGAATGTGTTCTGTTGATATACGGGTCCaactaataaaaatcgaataattatgaatgtgaagtattatattttatattatttattgttacatttatttaccGTCTTTCtctaaaatgaaattgaaaaagactGTTAGTAATTTTGGCTCCACTTTGTCCACTAAATACAAACATAGATTCACGAGCTACAGCAACAGGAAAGTTACAACAAGTTGGAGGGCAATCGCCAGACTGAGCTACTTTCTCCCAAATGCGTGTATCACCAGGCTAAAAAAATACACATTCCTCAAGCtagtgaaaataattaacacattctaaatataaatcttaccAACAAAGATATTGTCCACATGTCATTAAGTCTTGCATTTCCATCATAGCCAGCAAAAATCCACAATTTATTGTCATATACAGCAGCACCATGTGCAGATCTCGCAACAGGTGTTCTacaatggaatatttttttatcaaatttataaagattactataaaatacaattattagaatacaattatataaaatacaattataataacatacaCCCCAATAAATTTCCATTCTGTCCATTGTCCAGTTAAAAAACGATATTcaaaaagatcatttttattggtaAGATTTGAATTTGAGTGTATATCTCCAGTATAACCACCAAATACAAACATTGAAGCATCATGTACTACTGCTGAGTGATGATAACGTGGTGCTGGTGGAGTTCCTGTTGCAAATGCACGACcccatgatttttcttttacatcaaAGCGTAACAGATCATTTAACATTCTTGAGCCATTATCACCACCAAATACATAAATAGCATCTTTGTATGCCACAACCGTATGCTTACTACGTCTGTTAAATCAAatcttgttatatattattttaagaataaatatataaatatataaatatataaaagttaaatgtaattataattgcATAATTGACATAAATacgagaataatattaattttttatgaatatttacaattaaatatcaaaagaattaatttacataaatattattttgttaattaaagttTAATGATAACCTttaatagattattaaaaataaatttacctaGCACCAACAAATTCATCACATTCAGGCATACGTTGCCAACGATGTACAGTTTCAAAAGGTCCAAAATCAAGTGTCAAACATTCTGCAGTTATCACATTATCCATTCTAATGTTTtcaagatattaatttatgatatcGACACCATACTTAACCTAAAATATTCTTcaagaataatttcttattatttatttgtattaaacatttaattaatcttattatatataatcttccttttatattaattttctatttaaagaatataatgtttaaaactacaatataattttatatttctacatATTTTAACACTAGTACTGAATTGTCAATAACTCTTAAAGCGCCATGCAATGATCGTGCTGACATTATTGATATTGggaaatcaataattataatccatACACAGAATATTcgtaaaactaataaaaataattaattatcatataagaataattttatgtcACTTCTTTGATAATGTTTtgtctaaatatatattttttgaaaaataatatacaaaagtaaatatattttatttatttttcagtaagtaaaatattttatattttattataataaataaaaccttAATGTAATAAgtactaatattatattaaatttttgttaaatgtacatatgtgtatataaatcttAATTTAATAAGCATATATTTCATGTTAATGTGTATATCGGAAATATCattgacatattttttttttctaaaatccattgtttaaaaagtttttcaacATCTTGAGATTGTATCTGTAAGTACACAAGCATTAAAAGTgttgttaattataaattgaagtaaaataaattaaattaatatctgtaaaaatataataatacaattagaaAATTACCTTATCTAAGATTAAGTCAGTGCTATTTAAACCTTTcaaaatatgagaaatatcTAGTAACCAAAGCTGTGCACTATTTTTAATGATCCATAAATTTACACTAATTAATCCTACTACATGatgagtattattataatcacacctaaaagataaaagtattgttatttttctggatataaaaatattaatcttgaaatatgaatttaattgttatatgattaaatattaattcaatatttaataatattaaatgtaataaaatatttattcaatttaataattataatttctcatGCTTATAATTTACCtattttggaaattttttgtaactttttctatattcataTCCCAAGGTACTGTAGTTCTCATTGCTAGATTTTCTGATTTTGGTGTATTCaagtttttcatattttcaagcATACGTAAAAatcgtcttttatttttcttaacacCTTCATCAAGTTTCTgttttagtttttcttcttttactttttctttatttgcttTCTCTTCATGGACAAGATCTTGATAATAGCCATGTTCTTGAGATGGCAAATGTTTCCAAATATCTGTTATTTTACGAGCAACTTCTACTGCTGATAGTTtaggattttcttttattactaaaaaaagttattataattattataattacttgtAGTACACAAATTACAAAgaatacgatattaataatataaaaaggaaaatgatgcAATATATTTACTCTCTGATCTGATGTCATTTGCAAATTTGGCAAATGTTGTCTTTATATTGTAAGAATTATTACTTAATGATATATGGTTTGTACAATCGATAAATGGTTTTACATCTGTACCTCCCTATCATCacataaaagtatatttgTTGTAAAATGatacacatttattttttgttgaattaaaaaaagtagatATACCTTTAAACCTTCTACATGTCCTTTACTCCATGTTTTcaatgaattcttttcttttacatttaagttattatccttttcattattttgtatatcgtGTGTCTTATTAATATGTGTATTTACATtacttctttcatttaatataaaatcaaactcAAAATCTTCACCTAGGTCTACTACAGGTAACTgactaatattttcatttgaaatatcaatTTGATTATCTAATGTATTTATAGTCTGGTGAATGTTAACTTTTTTATCAGTCGAATTCAAATTATATAGTAATGAATCATTGGTATATATTGGATTGTTGCTAAAactaaatgtaatatttaaatttcgtttttaaatgcatatccttttaaaaactattttttatataatatttatactaacGTATAATCATGTTTAAGTTGATTACGATCTGTACAATTAGTATCTATATTATGTATACTTGAATTATGTGAAGCTAATGTagtgtttaaataatttgcgATAACTTGTAATTCATCCTCAGAAACATTATTCTTCCCATCTATACGATCTATTGGATCCTTTAATGTGTTTTTACACTGGGGTATGTCTTCAATAATTTGGTATTTCAATACCTCAGTTGTATTCTTATTAAACTTTTGTGGAACTGATTCTCTGTTTatagtttttttaatttctttttcatccatATTAGGTGAAAGTTTGCGTCTTTTATATACAGGTAATTCtgtctttgaaatattttcgttagttATCAATGAGTAATCTTGATCATAATTACTTATTTcatcagaatttttttttttctgttcctcCCTTTGTATAccataaaaatttgttaaaagtcGATTGATAGCATCAAGAATTATTTGctacaatatatatagtttttaatatatgtaccataatatatgtaccataattatatgtaccatgatttttataatttttatgcaATCTGTAAATTATACCTGATTTCTTAAAAGTACTGCATCTTTATTAGGTTCTAAATTAACATCAACATCCATTGGATCCATCAAAATATGTACAAGAAatattagtttcttttttactgaCAGTTTATGACTAAAGTATTCTGAGATTATGTCATTCACTgcctaataataaaaaaacgaaattctttcaagtattttttttaatataacatatatatgatatattatttttcagcaatattttattttatagagaaAGTAATGTGtaccaataaaaaaattgtaatataaaagtcTAACAAAGcttaattaatctttatacaattaaaatcataCCTTTTCAATGTCTTTATATTTAACAGGAcgattattgataaaaatgtaatgatTAGTTTGACAAATTTCGTTTATATCCTGTATTTCTTTATCAGGAATCATTAATTGTATTGTAGCCTAAAATACCATAAAAAGTGTAGTacaatattacttattatattttaattgattgacTATGCCTTATTCTTGATTGACTATTTCCTTATTCTTGTagtataaaatcatatttttatatatacctcAGTTTCTTCATAAGTAATCCActtcatattacatataactTTGCTCCCAAGCACATGTTCTGCTGCTTCTTTGATACTATCTAGATTtggttttataaatatgacaTTATTGTTTACTTTATAACTAATTCTTACTGTGTAATTACATATTCCAAAACTTTTAAGTAGccattctattaatttaatatcttggtttgctttttttttgttagtaattaattttcttcttactggtaattgtttaaacatttgTTTGATTTGAACCGTTGTACctaacataaaaaattatataaagtaaacaaaattcattacgcaattattaatataaacttttaatacCTCTGGCCCTTGGATATAATTCTGATGTCATAATATTTCCATTGTTATCCATATTATACAATCTGCCTACCTCATCCTTATCTGTTCTTGTCATAATAACAACATCACTGATTCTACACAATGCATTTAATGCTTCACCTCGAAATCCATAAGTTTTTagcatatctatataaataagataaaaaatggttattattaataactgaattcatataaaatagcAATTAAACTGtcttataacaataaatattacctAAATCTGCAAAATTTGATATCTTAGAAGTACAGGATGGTAAAGCCATATACGAAGCATCTACTTTTGAAATACCATCCCCATCATCTTTTACTTCTATTAGTGATGTGCCATTATCaacctaataataattaaaaacattataataaacaattaaaatagatatataaaattgattcatTTTTTGTGACATAAGTTTTAattagttatatttatatatgaaatacacACATAAGTAAACAAAGTGTATATAAAAagcaatataaattaaaattaaatacgtacgagattaatttcaatgttttttGCATTTGCATCAAAAGCATTTTCTGCTAATTCTTTGACAGCACTATATATGGATGTTATAATTTGTGTAGTAGTTACAAGTCTTATTGTATTTTCATCTAAGCTTGTAATCGACATTTTTGGACGACTTGTTTTCTCGctttgttaatttaaaattttgacATGGAATCAGTGTTGATCAAATAAGACGAAAGATGTCATGCAAGAGATAGTCAAGCATTTGTATAATttgtaatgatataaatacataaataaatataccaaTAATAGTCCTTAAAgcaatcaattaaaataattttgtaatattatagatCCATTttggaatgaaaaatgaaaagaataataagacttttaatcgattatgtgacttatttttcacaaaagtatattacatcaattatatcaaaatattttgaatatctGGGGATTTTGGATTGTTAAAGATGggtataatgatttttaaagcAATTTGGCGGGagaatagatttattatctaatttaaaatatttcacatatattttacattgtaaaaaacatacttatgtattatatataatttctatagaaatatacatatagtgtAAAAATTGTACTCTTACTAGAGGAAagtaataaatgttaaaaatcacGGATACATGATTTACATGGATTAATTTGCATAAATAATACGGAtcttatgtaattatatttcattctgGATAGAAATTTCCATGAAACCATTGTTGAGAATCAAGTTTAGAAGATCGAAGTTTTTGTGGTTGCTATGGACAAGGGTTCGTGAActctacgtatgtacatattgaTTTTACTATTCATGGAAAACACTTGGAAATGGTCAATGGACTATTGCTTGTTATAGCAAGCGActtgtcttcttttctttgctttccggtaataaaaatttatcttaaacTTTATTGTGCAATAAAATGTACTTTCGAGATATCTTAGAAAATGTACggattatacaaaaaaaacaataacgaaTTAAAACAAAGCATTTACATAGTAGAGTTAGGTTTTTTTTAACAGAGTTTAGATTTTCTTCTaacatatttgaaataatttcatttcattgacAATAGAAGAAATTCTATGAAAGtatctgaaaaaaatattgacctGTAAGTACTAAATGCACGCAAAAGTAAAATCACGTATAAGTTAAACCAAAAATAGATGTACCTTTTGTTAGGCTGTAGATTGTAGTGGCGATAAATCCATGGATTGCCACTTTGAATTTCAGAACGTGCATATCATCCACGTATCTATCGAGTGTTATCGacctttttctaaatatattacacGATGAACTGGTATGGTTTAtgcgatatatttatatatcaagaattcttttttttatgcatgTGCAATCGTTAAATtatgaaacataaaaataatttaaaagtaaaatgaatttGACAATTTCTTTGAGTAGAATTGTAATAcctataacaaaaaaaaaaaaaaaaaaataaggaatcaATCCAATTatattcgatcattttttcgtatatataattaaattgtgCGCCTTTATTCGaagtttaattataattattttctagggaaaaaatataaaaattattgaacaaATAGgtcaaaattgatattaaaaagaaaacgttcaaataaattacatttaaatataaataaaataagcttttttttttcttatatacccTTTCAccatatagatatacataacATCTATATGATCATTTAAGTCAGCAACGCAGGCTGTGAGCATTTTCACGAAGTATACGTAGGCGTCTATATACAACTATAATCACATCTTGTATTGAATTAGTTTGATTTTCTCGTTCGCTGCTCCAACTgttcgatatatttaaaacagaCTCCGGGATCATATGCAGggtattttcttatttatggtTTCTTTTCCTCTGTTATCCTACTTTGCAAgatattctttaattatgctgattgattcttattaattctatatgctaagtaattatttttttcgaagtctatatttgttaattgaagaagtatatttgtataaaaataaaatcgtttcaaacttataaaatattcctaatatacattattaaatatcttatatatttccttGTATTAGTTcacttaaaatatttgtacgatgataatttatttaattaatttcatatttccgtgatgcatacatatattttataggttACATGGTACTCAGATGTGTAAGTTCAGTTTTTAGTTACTAATTCttagtttttatttcgttaaatatttattatatattagaaactCTATTATTTGAACTAATAGGGAGATCTAAAATCGTTCTGATAAGGAAATTTTCGGATAATAGAATATAGACTTTTcttaaatgaattattctatattttggTCTACTCTGTGACGTTAATGTTTTCGCATTTTCCTTATTCTGATATTTTATGCAATATCGCAATATCGTTTTCTAATTTTGTAAGTATTTCTGTTTTCGTTTCAACAGTTAGCACTACACATTTACGTTTCATTGTATAACATTACAAATACTACGTAattgtttaaacaattttgaattaaattttatttctcctgCTGTGTTAAGGACAGACTGTTTATATTGTTATGATTAAAGATAGTATATAAGGCGAATAATAGAATGTTCGATTAATAGAACGTTTGGACATTAGGGTATTCAGATAATGTGTGTTTGCATAATAAAGcttctatttaattaatattgactAAATGCAAaaaacttcattttttttaataatcaagaaatatttcgccgaaataaataattttcatttttgtaatgttctgaatatatatctaatctgTTAACCAGAGAGATTTCTGATAACTATTTTGATtacaattgattataattgaaaagataaatgacagaagaaaatatattctaattcgaaagaaaaacaaagaaatagaaaagacaaCTTTCCTTCAATTAAACGAGCGATCGCGAGTCAACGATCATGAACAAAGCGTGAGCTAGTTCCGAAATGAGGTGTCGTGAATGGAATAACGATCTAGAAATGAGATGTACTCCGTATGcgaagtaaaaaagaacatattgCAGTGGGAGGCTTGCATCTGATCGAACGCTTCGAACGAAAGTAATTATATACTCactataagtatataaagaCGTATGTATAGTTAATGGCACACGAAAGTATTCgctattgaaattttatataataataatatacatgttAGATCTAAATTCTGAAAGTAATGTTGCAACTACTATAAGACACAACTATcgagattatatatacaaaatttgaagcgaatcgaataatatttgtagaagttaagaaatattcatttattgaaACAAGATCACAAAAGTATTTGAACGTTTAGAGATCAAGCAATTAAACAATGCATTTTTAGTAAGACTGTAAACATTTGTAGATTCAGTTTATGTAATGACATCGTATAGCGAGTTTCGTGCTTTATTGTGggtgatattaatttatatagtgA encodes the following:
- the LOC124949309 gene encoding leucine-zipper-like transcriptional regulator 1 isoform X3, which encodes MNLLVLGTPPAPRYHHSAVVHDASMFVFGGYTGDIHSNSNLTNKNDLFEYRFLTGQWTEWKFIGVTPVARSAHGAAVYDNKLWIFAGYDGNARLNDMWTISLLPGDTRIWEKVAQSGDCPPTCCNFPVAVARESMFVFSGQSGAKITNSLFQFHFRERRWTRISTEHILRGAPPPPARRYGHTMVSFDRHLYVFGGAADSTLPNDLHCYDLDTQTWNIVLPSTDSQVPSGRLFHAAAVIGEAMFIFGGTVDNNVRSGETYRFQFSSYPKCTLHDDFGRLLNARLFCDVEFVVGEGDTKIPAHIAMVAARSQFLRARIRQAHEKREKHLEEVLGSADVPVKDLPLLEVKLKDAVPEAFEMVLNYIYTDRIDPTKRFEDTSNSRFDDPLSNGIVLLMMDVYRLAVQFNMKRLEQLCVHYLEATISHANVLEALHNAAHLKLYFIKEFCLSFIVKESNYNQIVMSQEFETLDQPLMVEIIRRRQVPQTRNFSKQYESGTGTTLEQDMEAFLISIGKEFCDIILMLDGVPIPAHKAVLAARCSYFEGMFRSFMPENNIVNIQIGEMIPSAESFASLMRYIYYADVSMPPEDSLYLFTAPVFYGFTNNRLQAFCKQNLEMNVTFENVIQILEAADRMQASDIKKYALNLIVHHFSKVARLPRLKQLSRELLLDILEALADKHSEARTCQDMTNDC
- the LOC124949309 gene encoding leucine-zipper-like transcriptional regulator 1 isoform X1; translation: MDNVITAECLTLDFGPFETVHRWQRMPECDEFVGARRSKHTVVAYKDAIYVFGGDNGSRMLNDLLRFDVKEKSWGRAFATGTPPAPRYHHSAVVHDASMFVFGGYTGDIHSNSNLTNKNDLFEYRFLTGQWTEWKFIGVTPVARSAHGAAVYDNKLWIFAGYDGNARLNDMWTISLLPGDTRIWEKVAQSGDCPPTCCNFPVAVARESMFVFSGQSGAKITNSLFQFHFRERRWTRISTEHILRGAPPPPARRYGHTMVSFDRHLYVFGGAADSTLPNDLHCYDLDTQTWNIVLPSTDSQVPSGRLFHAAAVIGEAMFIFGGTVDNNVRSGETYRFQFSSYPKCTLHDDFGRLLNARLFCDVEFVVGEGDTKIPAHIAMVAARSQFLRARIRQAHEKREKHLEEVLGSADVPVKDLPLLEVKLKDAVPEAFEMVLNYIYTDRIDPTKRFEDTSNSRFDDPLSNGIVLLMMDVYRLAVQFNMKRLEQLCVHYLEATISHANVLEALHNAAHLKLYFIKEFCLSFIVKESNYNQIVMSQEFETLDQPLMVEIIRRRQVPQTRNFSKQYESGTGTTLEQDMEAFLISIGKEFCDIILMLDGVPIPAHKAVLAARCSYFEGMFRSFMPENNIVNIQIGEMIPSAESFASLMRYIYYADVSMPPEDSLYLFTAPVFYGFTNNRLQAFCKQNLEMNVTFENVIQILEAADRMQASDIKKYALNLIVHHFSKVARLPRLKQLSRELLLDILEALADKHSEARTCQDMTNDC
- the LOC124949309 gene encoding leucine-zipper-like transcriptional regulator 1 isoform X2; the encoded protein is MDNVITAECLTLDFGPFETVHRWQRMPECDEFVGARRSKHTVVAYKDAIYVFGGDNGSRMLNDLLRFDVKEKSWGRAFATGTPPAPRYHHSAVVHDASMFVFGGYTGDIHSNSNLTNKNDLFEYRFLTGQWTEWKFIGVTPVARSAHGAAVYDNKLWIFAGYDGNARLNDMWTISLLPGDTRIWEKVAQSGDCPPTCCNFPVAVARESMFVFSGQSGAKITNSLFQFHFRERRWTRISTEHILRGAPPPPARRYGHTMVSFDRHLYVFGGAADSTLPNDLHCYDLDTQTWNIVLPSTDSQVPSGRLFHAAAVIGEAMFIFGGTVDNNVRSGETYRFQFSSYPKCTLHDDFGRLLNARLFCDVEFVVGEGDTKIPAHIAMVAARSQFLRARIRQAHEKREKHLEEVLGSADVPVKDLPLLEVKLKDAVPEAFEMVLNYIYTDRIDPTKRFEDTSNSRFDDPLSNGIVLLMMDVYRLAVQFNMKRLEQLCVHYLEATISHANVLEALHNAAHLKLYFIKEFCLSFIVKESNYNQIVMSQEFETLDQPLMVEIIRRRQVPQTRNFSKQYESGTGTTLEQDMEAFLISIGKEFCDIILMLDGVPIPAHKAVLAARCSYFEAPVFYGFTNNRLQAFCKQNLEMNVTFENVIQILEAADRMQASDIKKYALNLIVHHFSKVARLPRLKQLSRELLLDILEALADKHSEARTCQDMTNDC
- the LOC124948179 gene encoding PMS1 protein homolog 1-like isoform X1, with amino-acid sequence MSITSLDENTIRLVTTTQIITSIYSAVKELAENAFDANAKNIEINLVDNGTSLIEVKDDGDGISKVDASYMALPSCTSKISNFADLDMLKTYGFRGEALNALCRISDVVIMTRTDKDEVGRLYNMDNNGNIMTSELYPRARGTTVQIKQMFKQLPVRRKLITNKKKANQDIKLIEWLLKSFGICNYTVRISYKVNNNVIFIKPNLDSIKEAAEHVLGSKVICNMKWITYEETEATIQLMIPDKEIQDINEICQTNHYIFINNRPVKYKDIEKAVNDIISEYFSHKLSVKKKLIFLVHILMDPMDVDVNLEPNKDAVLLRNQQIILDAINRLLTNFYGIQREEQKKKNSDEISNYDQDYSLITNENISKTELPVYKRRKLSPNMDEKEIKKTINRESVPQKFNKNTTEVLKYQIIEDIPQCKNTLKDPIDRIDGKNNVSEDELQVIANYLNTTLASHNSSIHNIDTNCTDRNQLKHDYTFSNNPIYTNDSLLYNLNSTDKKVNIHQTINTLDNQIDISNENISQLPVVDLGEDFEFDFILNERSNVNTHINKTHDIQNNEKDNNLNVKEKNSLKTWSKGHVEGLKGGTDVKPFIDCTNHISLSNNSYNIKTTFAKFANDIRSEIIKENPKLSAVEVARKITDIWKHLPSQEHGYYQDLVHEEKANKEKVKEEKLKQKLDEGVKKNKRRFLRMLENMKNLNTPKSENLAMRTTVPWDMNIEKVTKNFQNRCDYNNTHHVVGLISVNLWIIKNSAQLWLLDISHILKGLNSTDLILDKIQSQDVEKLFKQWILEKKNMSMIFPIYTLT
- the LOC124948179 gene encoding DNA mismatch repair protein MutL-like isoform X2; the protein is MSITSLDENTIRLVTTTQIITSIYSAVKELAENAFDANAKNIEINLVDNGTSLIEVKDDGDGISKVDASYMALPSCTSKISNFADLDMLKTYGFRGEALNALCRISDVVIMTRTDKDEVGRLYNMDNNGNIMTSELYPRARDSIKEAAEHVLGSKVICNMKWITYEETEATIQLMIPDKEIQDINEICQTNHYIFINNRPVKYKDIEKAVNDIISEYFSHKLSVKKKLIFLVHILMDPMDVDVNLEPNKDAVLLRNQQIILDAINRLLTNFYGIQREEQKKKNSDEISNYDQDYSLITNENISKTELPVYKRRKLSPNMDEKEIKKTINRESVPQKFNKNTTEVLKYQIIEDIPQCKNTLKDPIDRIDGKNNVSEDELQVIANYLNTTLASHNSSIHNIDTNCTDRNQLKHDYTFSNNPIYTNDSLLYNLNSTDKKVNIHQTINTLDNQIDISNENISQLPVVDLGEDFEFDFILNERSNVNTHINKTHDIQNNEKDNNLNVKEKNSLKTWSKGHVEGLKGGTDVKPFIDCTNHISLSNNSYNIKTTFAKFANDIRSEIIKENPKLSAVEVARKITDIWKHLPSQEHGYYQDLVHEEKANKEKVKEEKLKQKLDEGVKKNKRRFLRMLENMKNLNTPKSENLAMRTTVPWDMNIEKVTKNFQNRCDYNNTHHVVGLISVNLWIIKNSAQLWLLDISHILKGLNSTDLILDKIQSQDVEKLFKQWILEKKNMSMIFPIYTLT
- the LOC124949309 gene encoding leucine-zipper-like transcriptional regulator 1 isoform X4 gives rise to the protein MDNVITAECLTLDFGPFETVHRWQRMPECDEFVGARRSKHTVVAYKDAIYVFGGDNGSRMLNDLLRFDVKEKSWGRAFATGTPPAPRYHHSAVVHDASMFVFGGYTGDIHSNSNLTNKNDLFEYRFLTGQWTEWKFIGVTPVARSAHGAAVYDNKLWIFAGYDGNARLNDMWTISLLPGDTRIWEKVAQSGDCPPTCCNFPVAVARESMFVFSGQSGAKITNSLFQFHFRERRWTRISTEHILRGAPPPPARRYGHTMVSFDRHLYVFGGAADSTLPNDLHCYDLDTQTWNIVLPSTDSQVPSGRLFHAAAVIGEAMFIFGGTVDNNVRSGETYRFQFSSYPKCTLHDDFGRLLNARLFCDVEFVVGEGDTKIPAHIAMVAARSQFLRARIRQAHEKREKHLEEVLGSADVPVKDLPLLEVKLKDAVPEAFEMVLNYIYTDRIDPTKRFEDTSNSRFDDPLSNGIVLLMMDVYRLAVQFNMKRLEQLCVHYLEATISHANVLEALHNAAHLKLYFIKEFCLSFIVKESNYNQIVMSQEFETLDQPLMVEIIRRRQVPQTRNFSKQYESGTGTTLEQDMEAFLISIGKEFCDIILMLDGVPIPAHKAVLAARCSYFEDTNWRDDSISRIICFFNEIHLLCRCFNAP